From one Lolium rigidum isolate FL_2022 chromosome 4, APGP_CSIRO_Lrig_0.1, whole genome shotgun sequence genomic stretch:
- the LOC124650285 gene encoding metallothionein-like protein 1, with protein MTNSRNRVHATMPIPNTLVRLQIAVQKSSLSIVLTIPKQSKSKPFIQSSELTAKVRMSCNCGSSCGCGSNCNCGKMYPDLEEKRGATMQATVVVLGAGPAKAQFEEAAESVEAGHGCSCGANCKCNPCNC; from the exons ATGACCAATTCTAGGAATCGTGTACATGCAACAATGCCCATTCCGAACACACTTGTTCGCCTACAAatagcggtgcagaagtcgagccTAAGCATTGTGCTCACCATCCCAAAGCAAAGCAAGTCTAAACCTTTCATCCAGAGCAGTGAGCTTACAGCAAAGGTAAGGATGTCTTGCAACTGTGGATCAAGCTGCGGCTGCGGCTCAAACTGCAACTGCGG CAAGATGTACCCTGACTTGGAAGAGAAGAGGGGCGCCACCATGCAGGCCACCGTCGTCGTCCTTGGCGCTGGGCCTGCCAAGGCGCAGTTTGAGGAGGCCGCCGAGTCCGTCGAGGCTGGCCATGGTTGCAGCTGCGGTGCCAACTGCAAGTGCAACCCTTGCAACTGCTAA
- the LOC124649724 gene encoding metallothionein-like protein 1, whose translation MSCNCGSSCGCGSNCNCGKMYPDLEEKSAATIVVLGAGPAKAQFEEAAESGEAGHGCSCGANCKCNPCNC comes from the exons ATGTCTTGCAACTGTGGATCAAGCTGCGGCTGCGGCTCAAACTGCAACTGCGG CAAGATGTACCCTGATTTGGAGGAGaagagcgccgccaccatcgtcgtCCTCGGCGCCGGGCCTGCGAAGGCACAGTTCGAGGAGGCCGCCGAGTCCGGCGAGGCCGGCCATGGCTGCAGCTGCGGCGCCAACTGCAAGTGCAACCCTTGCAACTGCTAA
- the LOC124706367 gene encoding nuclear pore complex protein NUP50B-like — MADEEHAQSSRKRVADKQINKDHPEPDDDSGDEETGTFKKASEEVMATRRIVKVRRQQPAPAPSTNPFSALRFTPSDSSVQASIPVSVPPPSDVMTANVEDSCTSEKVDEGSNGTGKDALSTEDKNTGSTEVAEIQKVEAALKESDGKEEDTVDGTVEGKVVVGEPKEDNGKTSGIESETKDRDAEEKKAADEAGVEDKIVKDDAEKKDEAESGTKDRSPEQKDGDKPAPLFSFKNLSSGQNAFTGLAGTGFSVSSFSFGSGSKESSDAPLFGLKSDGSSFPSFNIGAMNNGSSAPALATAADAPKKFAMPEGPVETGEENEQAVFTADSAIYEYLDGGWKERGRGELKLNIPVSGGERSRLVMRAKGNYRLILNASLYDDMTLKDMDKKGVTFACINSIGETPSALTTFALKFKDTGIREDFKAAVETHKAKKASDALKTPENSPKASDE, encoded by the coding sequence ATGGCGGATGAGGAACATGCTCAATCTTCTAGGAAGAGGGTTGCAGATAAACAAATCAACAAGGACCATCCTGAGCCTGATGATGACTCAGGGGATGAAGAGACAGGAACATTTAAGAAAGCTAGTGAGGAAGTGATGGCGACCCGGAGGATTGTAAAGGTACGGCGCCAGCAGccagcgccagctccttctaccaaTCCTTTCTCTGCACTTAGATTCACCCCCAGTGATTCTAGTGTTCAAGCAAGTATCCCTGTCTCGGTGCCTCCACCTTCTGATGTCATGACGGCAAATGTAGAGGACAGTTGCACAAGTGAGAAAGTTGATGAGGGCAGCAATGGCACTGGGAAAGATGCGTTATCCACAGAGGACAAGAATACAGGTTCTACTGAGGTAGCAGAGATTCAAAAGGTTGAAGCGGCCCTGAAAGAGTCAGATGGCAAGGAAGAAGACACAGTGGATGGAACTGTTGAGGGCAAGGTGGTTGTTGGAGAACCCAAGGAAGATAACGGCAAGACATCTGGAATCGAGAGCGAAACAAAAGATAGAGATGCTGAAGAGAAGAAAGCAGCAGATGAAGCTGGAGTTGAAGATAAAATCGTCAAGGATGATGCTGAGAAGAAAGATGAAGCTGAATCAGGGACCAAGGACAGATCACCTGAGCAGAAGGATGGCGATAAGCCGGCACCTCTTTTCTCATTTAAGAATCTTTCAAGTGGCCAAAATGCTTTCACAGGACTGGCCGGAACAGGATTTTCAGTCTCATCATTCTCATTTGGCTCAGGTTCTAAAGAAAGCTCAGATGCTCCCCTGTTTGGCCTAAAGAGTGATGGCTCTTCATTCCCTTCTTTCAACATTGGTGCCATGAACAATGGAAGTTCTGCCCCAGCGCTGGCCACTGCAGCAGATGCACCAAAGAAATTTGCTATGCCAGAGGGCCCAGTTGAAACAGGTGAAGAGAACGAACAGGCTGTATTTACTGCTGACTCTGCAATATACGAGTACCTGGATGGTGGCTGGAAAGAAAGAGGAAGGGGTGAACTTAAGCTGAACATCCCAGTATCTGGTGGTGAGAGATCTCGGCTCGTGATGAGGGCCAAGGGCAACTATCGGCTGATCCTGAATGCAAGCCTCTACGACGACATGACGCTGAAGGACATGGACAAGAAGGGCGTGACATTTGCTTGTATCAACAGCATTGGCGAAACACCAAGCGCGCTCACTACATTTGCTCTCAAGTTCAAGGACACTGGCATCAGGGAAGATTTCAAAGCTGCGGTGGAGACGCACAAGGCAAAGAAGGCTTCGGACGCGCTGAAGACACCTGAGAACTCCCCGAAGGCATCTGATGAGTAA